One window from the genome of Gemmatimonadota bacterium encodes:
- a CDS encoding leucine-rich repeat domain-containing protein, giving the protein NEMATLTRLSAWDANIGNLTGLEFATSLKTLNLGDNNITDVSALSGLTNLQEVYLRYNNITDVSALSGLTSLMELDLWDNNITDVSALSGLTSLIALDLRYNNITDVSALSGLTSLRKLFLRSNNITDVSALSGLTSLIELFLGNNRISDLAPLVANAGLGSGDVVDVVRNPLSATSINTHIPDLQSRGVNVRFGASKPAVEILRGRWNR; this is encoded by the coding sequence AATGAGATGGCAACCTTAACTCGTCTTTCTGCATGGGATGCTAATATTGGGAACTTGACTGGGCTTGAGTTTGCGACCAGTTTAAAAACGCTAAATCTTGGTGACAACAACATCACGGATGTGTCTGCATTATCCGGCTTGACTAATCTACAAGAGGTGTATCTCAGGTACAACAACATCACGGATGTGTCTGCATTATCCGGCTTGACCAGCCTGATGGAACTGGATCTCTGGGACAACAACATCACGGATGTGTCTGCATTATCCGGCTTAACCAGTCTGATAGCACTGGATCTCAGGTACAACAACATCACGGATGTGTCTGCATTATCCGGCTTAACCAGTCTGAGAAAGTTGTTTCTTAGGAGCAACAACATCACGGATGTGTCTGCTCTATCTGGCTTAACCAGTCTAATAGAGTTGTTTCTTGGCAACAACCGAATTTCGGACCTCGCGCCACTGGTTGCAAATGCGGGATTGGGCAGTGGAGATGTGGTTGATGTGGTTAGGAATCCGTTGAGTGCCACGTCAATCAATACGCATATTCCAGACCTTCAGAGCAGAGGGGTTAATGTGCGATTTGGTGCGTCTAAGCCTGCTGTGGAGATACTCCGTGGGAGATGGAATCGTTAG